From a single Streptomyces sp. NBC_00237 genomic region:
- a CDS encoding fic family toxin-antitoxin system, toxin component — MVDWGALEAARARHCYRVMDTPVYDQPHHRAGALMQQLVVAPALEHSNELFAAAVSAAYLHGSRLRVSVDTKAAMDLVEQVRGGLDVRQIAVALREWTR; from the coding sequence GTGGTCGACTGGGGGGCCTTGGAGGCCGCCCGGGCGAGGCACTGCTACCGGGTGATGGACACTCCGGTGTACGACCAGCCGCACCACCGGGCCGGTGCTTTGATGCAGCAACTTGTTGTGGCCCCTGCTCTGGAGCACTCCAACGAGTTGTTCGCCGCGGCGGTGTCGGCCGCGTACTTGCACGGTTCGAGGCTGCGGGTGTCGGTGGACACCAAGGCGGCCATGGACTTGGTCGAGCAGGTCCGCGGTGGTCTGGACGTGCGGCAGATCGCTGTGGCGCTGCGGGAGTGGACGCGCTGA
- a CDS encoding ParB N-terminal domain-containing protein: MRTTNPFAPLEALDRPYTILHGRRRFLAAQIAGLDTVPVRIVTTLA, from the coding sequence GTGAGGACCACAAACCCCTTCGCGCCCTTAGAAGCTCTCGACCGGCCGTACACCATCCTCCACGGACGCCGGCGATTCCTCGCCGCCCAGATCGCCGGCCTCGACACGGTGCCGGTCCGCATCGTCACCACACTCGCCTGA
- a CDS encoding SMI1/KNR4 family protein — MEAWLAQHTPRTFAALSPPAERSAIAVAEQAIGQPFPEPLVESLLRHNGMGHYDLLPPFWSLLEVQNITSAWQTRMKIYGDVLAGAEEGDPDGEYGPWWHAQWIPFAFDGAGDYLIIDQRPYRRRGRIGNADHETGCSFSRHPMWASLPALLDATATALETGEAVDSYLPVAVDEDELDWDF; from the coding sequence ATAGAGGCTTGGCTCGCCCAGCACACGCCTCGTACGTTTGCTGCTCTTAGCCCCCCGGCGGAGCGCTCGGCAATTGCCGTGGCCGAGCAGGCCATCGGTCAGCCGTTCCCCGAGCCCTTGGTGGAGTCCTTGCTACGGCACAACGGGATGGGCCACTACGACCTGCTGCCGCCCTTCTGGTCTTTGCTTGAGGTGCAGAACATCACGAGTGCCTGGCAGACGCGCATGAAGATCTACGGAGATGTGCTGGCGGGAGCAGAAGAAGGCGACCCGGACGGCGAATACGGGCCGTGGTGGCATGCGCAGTGGATCCCCTTCGCCTTTGACGGTGCAGGGGATTACCTCATCATCGACCAGCGCCCCTATCGTCGCCGCGGAAGGATCGGCAATGCCGATCATGAAACAGGATGCTCCTTTTCGCGCCACCCCATGTGGGCGTCACTCCCGGCTCTCCTGGATGCGACAGCCACGGCTCTGGAGACCGGCGAGGCGGTGGACAGCTACCTTCCTGTCGCCGTTGACGAGGATGAACTGGACTGGGACTTCTGA